One window of Agromyces rhizosphaerae genomic DNA carries:
- the glpK gene encoding glycerol kinase GlpK encodes MGEYVIAIDQGTTSTRAMVFDHGGGIVSTGQLEHRQILPRAGWVEHDPIEIWRNTGEVIGQALGKASITRHDIAAIGITNQRETAVVWDRSTGLPVYNAIVWQDTRTQPIVDRLSADGGPGRFAETTGLPLNTYFSGTKLAWILEHVEGARARAEAGELLFGTIDTWLLWNLTGGVSGGVHATDVTNASRTLFMDLETLQWDDEILAAFDVPRAMLPDIRSSSEVYGTAAPSSLLRETPIAGILGDQQAATFGQAAFDAGESKNTYGTGNFLIVNTGEEIVRSDNGLLTTVGYRLGDGPAHYALEGSIAVTGSLVQWVRDNLGLISTAAEIEEIAKTADDNGGAYFVPAFSGLYAPYWRPDARGALVGLTRFVHKGHLARAVLESTAFQTREVLDAVIADTGTPPTELKVDGGMTANDTLLQFQADILGIPVVRPVVAETTALGAAYAAGLATGVWSDLDELRANWKEDRRWEPDIDQAERDRLMRQWRKAVTKTFDWVDEDVS; translated from the coding sequence ATGGGCGAGTACGTGATCGCGATCGACCAGGGCACCACGAGCACGCGCGCGATGGTGTTCGATCACGGCGGCGGCATCGTCTCGACCGGGCAGCTCGAGCACCGGCAGATCCTCCCGCGCGCCGGCTGGGTCGAGCACGACCCGATCGAGATCTGGCGCAACACGGGCGAGGTGATCGGCCAGGCGCTCGGGAAGGCGAGCATCACGCGCCACGACATCGCGGCGATCGGCATCACCAACCAGCGCGAGACCGCTGTCGTCTGGGATCGCTCCACGGGCCTGCCCGTCTACAACGCCATCGTCTGGCAGGACACCCGCACGCAGCCCATCGTCGACCGCCTGTCGGCCGACGGAGGCCCCGGCAGGTTCGCCGAGACGACCGGCCTGCCGCTCAACACCTACTTCTCGGGGACGAAGCTCGCGTGGATCCTCGAGCACGTCGAGGGCGCCCGTGCCCGCGCCGAGGCCGGCGAGTTGCTCTTCGGCACCATCGACACCTGGCTCCTCTGGAACCTGACCGGCGGAGTGTCGGGCGGGGTGCATGCGACGGATGTCACGAACGCCAGCCGCACCCTGTTCATGGACCTCGAGACCCTGCAGTGGGACGACGAGATCCTCGCCGCGTTCGACGTGCCGCGCGCGATGCTGCCCGACATCCGCTCCTCCTCCGAGGTCTACGGCACCGCGGCACCCTCCAGCCTGCTGCGCGAGACGCCGATCGCCGGCATCCTCGGCGACCAGCAGGCGGCCACCTTCGGGCAGGCCGCATTCGACGCCGGCGAGTCGAAGAACACCTACGGCACGGGCAACTTCCTGATCGTGAACACCGGCGAGGAGATCGTCCGCTCCGACAACGGGCTCCTCACCACCGTGGGCTACCGCCTGGGCGACGGACCGGCCCACTACGCCCTGGAGGGGTCCATCGCGGTCACCGGCTCTCTCGTGCAGTGGGTGCGCGACAACCTCGGGCTCATCTCGACCGCCGCGGAGATCGAGGAGATCGCCAAGACGGCCGACGACAACGGCGGCGCCTACTTCGTGCCGGCCTTCTCCGGGCTCTACGCGCCCTACTGGCGGCCGGACGCCCGCGGCGCGCTCGTCGGCCTCACCCGCTTCGTGCACAAGGGGCACCTCGCCCGCGCGGTGCTCGAGTCCACCGCGTTCCAGACCCGCGAGGTGCTCGACGCCGTGATCGCCGACACCGGCACCCCGCCGACCGAGCTGAAGGTCGACGGCGGCATGACGGCCAACGACACGCTGCTGCAGTTCCAGGCGGACATCCTGGGCATCCCCGTGGTGCGCCCGGTCGTCGCGGAGACGACCGCGCTCGGCGCCGCCTACGCGGCCGGCCTCGCGACCGGCGTGTGGAGCGACCTCGACGAGCTCCGCGCCAACTGGAAGGAGGACCGGCGCTGGGAGCCCGACATCGACCAGGCCGAACGGGACCGCCTCATGCGCCAGTGGCGCAAGGCCGTCACGAAGACCTTCGACTGGGTCGACGAGGACGTCAGCTGA